CGCCGAACGGCACCTGGTCCGAGTACGTCCACACCCTCAGCCCCGGCGAGGCGCTCAACAACTCCTGGGTCGCGATCTCGCCCGACGGACAGTGGATGCTCTCCGGCGAGTGGGGCACCATGACCCGCTTCCTGGTCCTCCCCACGCCCGGCGTCAACGCGAGCACCTCACCCTCGGCGAACCTCCCGCAGGCGGCCACCGTCACCCTCGACCACGCCGTACGGGACGTACAGGGCTGCGACTTCGTGACCGCCACCCGGCTGCTGTGCTCCTCCGACGACCCGGCCGGCACGCTCTTCGGCTACACCAAGCCGCTCCTCCAGGTCGACCTGTCCGCCGCCCCGACCGGCTCGGCGAACGTCACCGGTCATGTCACGGCGCTGCGCCAACTGCCCCTGCGCAGCGCCTGTTCCGGCTCCTTCGAGGCGGAGGGCATCGACTACGACCGCCGCAGCGGAACCCTGCGCGTGATCGTCGTCTCACCCGGCTTCTGTGTGCTGACGGACAGCAAGACCTACCGCTTCACCAGGAGTTGAGCCCCTGAACGAAGGGTGCCGGCCCTCGCGGAAATGGGGGTCGGCACCGATGGCGGGGCCAGGGACCGGATGCGACGGTGGAACGCACGTCACCGACGAAGGAGTTGTCGCATCCATCCCCGAACGACACAGCACACCCGTCCGTCCGCGCCCCCGGGGGAGGTGACCCGTGGGACACGCTGACACCCTGCTCGCCATGGGCGGCGCCTTCCTCGCCGCGGCCTTCCTCGCCCGGCTCGGCGGCCGCATCGGACTGCCGACCATCCCGCTGTTCATGCTCGCCGGCATCCTGCTCGGCCCGCACACCCCGGGCCTGGTGCTGGTCGAGGACCCACACGACTTCGAGATGCTCTCCGCGCTCGGCCTGGTGCTGCTGCTGTTCTACCTGGGCCTGGAGTTCCACGTCGACGACCTGCGCACCGGCGGCAGGCGACTGCTCGCCGCGGGCGGCATCTACCTCCTGGCGAACGTCGGCGCCGGCCTCGGCTTCGGATTCGCGCTCGGCTGGGGGACCCGGGAGGCCCTGGTGCTCGCCGGGGTCCTCGGCATCTCCTCGTCGGCGATCGTCACCAAGATCCTCATCGACCTGGGGCGGATCGGCCGCCCCGAGACCCGGCTGATCCTCGGCGTGATCGTCGTGGAGGACATCTTCCTCGCCCTCTACCTCGCCGCGCTCCAGCCCGTCATCAGCGGCGCCCGCGGACCCGTGGAGATGCTCCTCCAGGCGGGCAAGGCCTTCGGCTTCCTGATCGTGCTCGCCGTCGCCGCCCGCTGGGGAACCCGCTGGATCGGCAGGCTGATCCACGTCCGGGACAACGAACTCCTGGTCATCAGCTTCCTCGGCGCCGCGGTCGTCGTCGCGGGCGTCTCCGAGGTGCTCGGCGTCGCCGACGCCATCGGCGCCTTCATGGTCGGCCTGATCCTCGCCGGCACGCCCTCCGGACCCCGCATCCGCCGCCTGGTGCACCCGCTGCGCGACGCCTTCGCCGCCATCTTCTTCTTCGCCTTCGGGCTGTCCATCGACCCCGGTGTCGTCACGTCCGTCGCCGGACCCGTCGCCGCCGCGGCGGCCGTGACCATCGTGATGAACGTCGTCGCCGGTCTGCTCGTCGCCCGCCTCTACGGCTACGGCGCCCAGCCCGCCGCCGACATCGCCACCACCCTCGTCGCCCGTGGCGAATTCGCCCTGATCCTCGGCGCGATGGCGGCCAGCGCGGGACTCGACGCACGTCTGGCGCCCTTCATCGCCGGGTATGTCCTTGTCCTGGCCGTTCTCGGCCCCGTGGCCGCGGGGCGGGCCCATCTGCTGGCCCGTGCCCTGGGGTCCCGTCGTCGTGCCCCGACGCCCGGACACGACACCGCACCGGAGCCGGTTCCGGTCGCGGTGGGGGCGGACGCCGAACGGTAGGGGCCGTCCGAAGGAGGAGCCATGCACCGGCCCGACGACGAACACCTCGTGGATCTCGCGAACCGGCTGGGGCGCGACGACCCCCGGTTCGCCCGAGCACTCGGTTCGGGTCGTCCCGCCCGGCCCCGCGAGTACCGGCGCACCGGCGCCTGGTGCACCCTCGGCGTCGCCGTGACCCTCCTGACCGCAGGCATGGCCCTGCCGGAAGGCATCCTCGTGGCCGCGGGACTGGTGCTCGCCGGGATCGCGGTGCCGCTGTTCGATCCGCACCGCGACCGGCCGTACCGGTGACCGGGACGGTTCGTGCCCCCAGGAGCGCGGCGGTCCCAGGAGCGCGGCGGCGGCCCAGCTCCGCCGAGGTGCTCCGCGCCCGCCGGTAGTGCTCCGGGAAAGGTGGTGCTTTTCTGAGGGTGTGGCGCGGCTCGCGGGGAACCCGGCGGTCCGGTCATCGTCACGAGAGGAGCGACCACGATGGATCGTGAGCGAACGCACGAGGAGTCCGTCTCCCTGGAGATCAGCGGGTGCAGCGCGGAGGACGCCCGGATCGTCTTCGACACGCTGACCACGTGCTTCGAGTCCGACCGGGGTGCCGACGAGGTGCCGCAGCAACTCCACGAGTCGCGGCCGATGGTGTGGCTGGGGACGTTCGAGGTCACCGAGGCGCGTTCCTGCCCGCCGCCCGCGCGCCTGTCCTCCTCCGTGGAGGCGGACGCGCAGGGCGGCTACTGGGCGATCGAGCAGCTCCGGACCACGCTGGACTCGATGTTCACGGTGCGGGACCTCGCCTCCGCGTCCGGCGACCAGGAGCGGGAACTGCACGTGAGGCTGGAGAGCCGCTGAGCTGCCTTTGATCAGCCCTGGCGCACCGGAACCACCACCATCTCCGCGATGTTGACGTTCGGCGGGGCCGCCGCCGCGAAGGCGATGGACTCCGCGATGTCCTCGGCGGTCAGGGCGTTCACGTCGGTGCGCATGCGGGACAGGGACGCGCGGGACTCGGTGTCCCGCATGTCCGCCCCCAGCTCGGTCGTCGTGACCCCGGGTTCGATGTTCTTCACGCGGACGCCTCGCGGTCCGAGTTCCGCGCGCAGGTTGCGGGTGAGGTGCGCGACGGCCGCCTTGGTGGCGCAGTAGACGGACCAGTCGGGGAAGAGGAGGTGCCCGCCGACCGAGCCGACGTGGACGAGGTCCGCCCGGCCGCCGCGAGCTGCCGTGGTCAGGAGGTCGTCCGTGAAGGCGCGGGCGGTGTGCAGCAGACCGCGCAGGTTGATGTCGATCATGCGGTCCCACTCGTCTGTGGCGGCCCGCTCGAAGGGGGCGCCGAGCATGGCGCCGGCGTTGGCCACGACCAGGTCGACGGTACCGAGCGTCCCGGTGACGGTGGCCGCCGCCCGGGCGACCGCGTCGGGGTCGGTCAGGTCCACGGCCACCGGCAGGAGCTGTCCGGTGGCGGTACGGCCCAACTCGTCGGCCAGCGCCTTGAGCCGCTCCTCGCGGCGGCCCAGCAGGGCGACGCCGGCTCCGCCGGCGGCGAGACGGCGGGCCGTGGCCGCGCCGATCCCGCTGGAGGCGCCGGTGACGACCGCGACGCGGTGGGTGAGGTTCCAGGTGTCTGTCATGCCGCCCACAGTGGTCGCCGCCCAGGGCCCTGACCAGGCCGTATCACCCCGAGGAGAGCGGATCCCAGGAGTACCGCGGCCACCTTGAGGGCTCCCGCGGATCCGTGACCGGACCTAGGGTCGACGGCATGGACAGTGACAACCCGCTCGGTGTCTTCCTGCGCGCCCGCCGCGCCCTCGTGCGGCCCGAGGAGGTCGGGCTGCCGGCCGGGAGCCGGCGCCGGGTGGCGGGCCTGCGCCGGGAGGAGGTCGCGGTGCTGGCCGGTGTCAGCACCGACTACTACGTCCGCCTGGAGCAGGGCCGCGAGCGCAGCCCCTCGGCGCAGGTGGTCGACGCGCTCGCCCGGGCGCTGGGCCTGGAGGAGGACGCGGCCGACCATCTGCACCGGCTGGCGCGCCCCGCCGGGACCCGGTCGCGTCCGCGGCCGGAGGCGGTCAGTCCCGCCCTGCTGCGGATGATGGAGGGCTGGCACCGCACCCCGGCCGTGGTCCTGGGCCGCTGTCTCACCGTGCTGGCCCACAACGTCCTGGGCGGTGCGCTGTTCGCGGGCCACGCCCACAGCGGGGACCTGCTACGGCTGGTCTTCCTCGATCCTGACGCCCGGGAGTTCTACCCGGACTGGGAAGCGGTGGCGACGAACTCCGTGGCCGCGCTGCGGGCTTCGGCGGGCACCGCCCACGAGGACCCGGTGATGATCGCCACGGTCGGGGAACTGTCGCTGCGCAGCGCGGAGTTCCGCGAGCTGTGGGCCCGCCACGACATCCGCCGCAAGACCCGCGAGAGCAAACGCTTCCGGCATCCGCTGGTCGGCGAACTGACCCTGGACTACGAGTCGTTGACCGTCAACAGCGCCCCCGGCCAGCAGCTGGTCGTCTACCAGGCCGAACCGGGCAGCCCCTCCGAGCAGGCGCTCGCCCTGCTGGGGAGCCTCGCCACGGCCGAGGTCCCCGTGGCCCGGGTGGACGGCCCTGCCGACAGGTGAGGGCGCCACGTGGTTCTCGTCACCCCATTGTGCAACTAGTTGCATAAACGCGTCGCGGTCCTCTACAACAGTGAGGACGAGACCGCGACGGAGGGGCCCGATGAGCCGTTACCCGCACCTGCTGACCCCGCTCGACCTGGGCTTCACCACGCTGCCCAACCGCGTCCTGATGGGCTCGATGCACGTCGGCCTGGAGGAGGCCGAGCGCGGCTTCGAGCGCATGGCGGAGTTCTACGCGGCACGCGCGCGGGGCGGAGTGGGTCTGATCGTCACCGGCGGCATCGCGCCCAACGAGGAGGGGCGGCCCTGGGAAGGCGGCGCCAAGCTCACCACCGACGCGGAGGCCGAGCAGCACCGGCAGATCACCGAGGCCGTGCACCGCGAGGGCGGCCGGATCGCGATGCAGATCCTGCACTTCGGCCGGTACGCCTATCACCAGGACCTGGTCGCCCCCAGCCCCCTCCAGGCGCCGATCAGCCCCTTCCCGCCCCGCGAGCTCTCCGACGCCGACGTCGAGCGCACCATCGACGACTACGCCCGCGCGGCCCGCCTCGCCCGGCAGGCCGGCTACGACGGCGTGGAGATCATGGGCTCCGAGGGCTACCTCATCAACGAGTTCATCGCCACCCAGACCAACCACCGCACCGACCGCTGGGGAGGGTCGTACGAGAACCGCATGCGCTTCCCGGTCGAGATCGTGCGCCGCGTGCGGGAGGCGGTCGGCGAGGACTTCATCATCGTATACCGGCTGTCCATGCTGGACCTGGTCCCGGGCGGCTCCACGCTCGACGAGGTGATCACCCTCGCCAAGGCCGTCGAGACCGCCGGGGCCACCATCATCAACACCGGCATCGGCTGGCACGAGGCCCGTATCCCCACCATCGCCACCTCCGTGCCGCGCGGCGCCTACACCTGGGTGACCAAGCGGCTCATGGGCGAGGTGTCCGTGCCGCTCGTGACCACCAACCGCATCAACACCCCGGAACTCGCCGAGGAGTTGCTCGCCGACGGGTACGCGGACATGGTGTCGATGGCCCGCCCGATGCTCGCCGACCCCGACTTCGTGAACAAGGCGGCCGAGGGGCGGCCCGAGGCCATCAACACCTGCATCGGCTGCAACCAGGCCTGCCTCGACCACACGTTCAGCCTGAAGATCACCTCCTGCCTGGTCAACCCGCGCGCCTGCCACGAGACCGAGCTGGTGCTGTCCCCGACCCGGCTGAAGAAGCGCGTCGCGGTCGTCGGTGCCGGTCCGGCGGGTCTCGCCTGCGCGGTCTCCGCCGCCGAACGCGGCCACGAGGTCACCGTCTTCGACGCCGCGAGCGAGATCGGCGGCCAGCTCAACATCGCCCGCAAGGTCCCCGGCAAGCAGGAGTTCGACGAGACGATCCGCTACTTCCGCCACCAGCTCGACGCCCACGGCGTGGACGTACGGCTCAACACCCCCGTCGCGGCAGGGGACCTGGCGGACTACGACGAGGTAGTCGTCGCCACCGGCGTCACCCCGCGCACCCCCGACATCCCGGGCGTCGACCACCCCAGCGTGGTCGGCTACCTCGACGTGCTGCGCGACGGCGCCCCCGTCGGCGACCGGGTCGCGATCCTCGGGGCCGGGGGCATCGGCTTCGACGTCGCCGAGTTCCTCACCGACGGCGGCGACAAGGCGCACGAGGACCCGGCGACGTACTTCCGCCAGTGGGGCGTCGACATGGACTACGCGGCGCCCGGCGGACTCGCCGCCCCCGAGCGCCCCGCCCCGCCCCGCACCGTCCACCTGCTCCAGCGCAAGACCAGCAAGGTCGGTGCCGGACTCGGCAGGACCACCGGCTGGATCCACCGCGCCGAGCTCAAGCACCGGGGCGTCACCATGGTCCCGGGGGTGCGCTACGACCGTGTCGACGACGCCGGTCTGCACATCACCGTCGGCGAGGAGAGCACCGTTCTGGAGGTCGACACCGTCGTGCTGTGCACCGGGCAGGAGCCGCGCCGGGACCTGTACGAGGAGCTCGTCGCCGCGGGCCGCAGCGCGCACCTGATCGGCGGGGCCGACGTGGCCGCCGAGCTGGACGCCAAGCGGGCCATCAAGCAGGGCACCGAGGTCGCGGCATCCCTCTAGAGGCGGCCCCGCCGTCCCTAGGATGACCCCATGTCACTCCCGCACGCGATCCTCACCGCACTGCTCGAAAGGCCGTCGGCGGGGCTGGACCTGACCCGTCGGTTCGACAAGTCGATCGGCTACTTCTGGTCGGCCTCGCACCAGCAGAT
Above is a window of Streptomyces griseorubiginosus DNA encoding:
- a CDS encoding helix-turn-helix transcriptional regulator, with amino-acid sequence MDSDNPLGVFLRARRALVRPEEVGLPAGSRRRVAGLRREEVAVLAGVSTDYYVRLEQGRERSPSAQVVDALARALGLEEDAADHLHRLARPAGTRSRPRPEAVSPALLRMMEGWHRTPAVVLGRCLTVLAHNVLGGALFAGHAHSGDLLRLVFLDPDAREFYPDWEAVATNSVAALRASAGTAHEDPVMIATVGELSLRSAEFRELWARHDIRRKTRESKRFRHPLVGELTLDYESLTVNSAPGQQLVVYQAEPGSPSEQALALLGSLATAEVPVARVDGPADR
- a CDS encoding cation:proton antiporter, yielding MGHADTLLAMGGAFLAAAFLARLGGRIGLPTIPLFMLAGILLGPHTPGLVLVEDPHDFEMLSALGLVLLLFYLGLEFHVDDLRTGGRRLLAAGGIYLLANVGAGLGFGFALGWGTREALVLAGVLGISSSAIVTKILIDLGRIGRPETRLILGVIVVEDIFLALYLAALQPVISGARGPVEMLLQAGKAFGFLIVLAVAARWGTRWIGRLIHVRDNELLVISFLGAAVVVAGVSEVLGVADAIGAFMVGLILAGTPSGPRIRRLVHPLRDAFAAIFFFAFGLSIDPGVVTSVAGPVAAAAAVTIVMNVVAGLLVARLYGYGAQPAADIATTLVARGEFALILGAMAASAGLDARLAPFIAGYVLVLAVLGPVAAGRAHLLARALGSRRRAPTPGHDTAPEPVPVAVGADAER
- a CDS encoding NADPH-dependent 2,4-dienoyl-CoA reductase yields the protein MSRYPHLLTPLDLGFTTLPNRVLMGSMHVGLEEAERGFERMAEFYAARARGGVGLIVTGGIAPNEEGRPWEGGAKLTTDAEAEQHRQITEAVHREGGRIAMQILHFGRYAYHQDLVAPSPLQAPISPFPPRELSDADVERTIDDYARAARLARQAGYDGVEIMGSEGYLINEFIATQTNHRTDRWGGSYENRMRFPVEIVRRVREAVGEDFIIVYRLSMLDLVPGGSTLDEVITLAKAVETAGATIINTGIGWHEARIPTIATSVPRGAYTWVTKRLMGEVSVPLVTTNRINTPELAEELLADGYADMVSMARPMLADPDFVNKAAEGRPEAINTCIGCNQACLDHTFSLKITSCLVNPRACHETELVLSPTRLKKRVAVVGAGPAGLACAVSAAERGHEVTVFDAASEIGGQLNIARKVPGKQEFDETIRYFRHQLDAHGVDVRLNTPVAAGDLADYDEVVVATGVTPRTPDIPGVDHPSVVGYLDVLRDGAPVGDRVAILGAGGIGFDVAEFLTDGGDKAHEDPATYFRQWGVDMDYAAPGGLAAPERPAPPRTVHLLQRKTSKVGAGLGRTTGWIHRAELKHRGVTMVPGVRYDRVDDAGLHITVGEESTVLEVDTVVLCTGQEPRRDLYEELVAAGRSAHLIGGADVAAELDAKRAIKQGTEVAASL
- a CDS encoding SDR family oxidoreductase yields the protein MTDTWNLTHRVAVVTGASSGIGAATARRLAAGGAGVALLGRREERLKALADELGRTATGQLLPVAVDLTDPDAVARAAATVTGTLGTVDLVVANAGAMLGAPFERAATDEWDRMIDINLRGLLHTARAFTDDLLTTAARGGRADLVHVGSVGGHLLFPDWSVYCATKAAVAHLTRNLRAELGPRGVRVKNIEPGVTTTELGADMRDTESRASLSRMRTDVNALTAEDIAESIAFAAAAPPNVNIAEMVVVPVRQG
- a CDS encoding DUF3040 domain-containing protein, translated to MHRPDDEHLVDLANRLGRDDPRFARALGSGRPARPREYRRTGAWCTLGVAVTLLTAGMALPEGILVAAGLVLAGIAVPLFDPHRDRPYR